One Polypterus senegalus isolate Bchr_013 chromosome 10, ASM1683550v1, whole genome shotgun sequence DNA segment encodes these proteins:
- the LOC120536175 gene encoding cardiotrophin-2-like — MSYIIGTFFILTVELFGDVRTAPVPTVKISQTYSLSLMLQTSSANLLNTYLQYQGSPFSDPGFSAPDLQLAVLPTVAIGFLAWRSMAVEERLSSNIRAYSVYIEFLQLVMDDQSQLNPAAKDLKDALEHHHTHLQGLKSNISEIMTNMGFQVPVVADTISSTSFNVSEFQRKIRGYVFCKELKLWIDRTVRDFQLLKTTFPTA; from the exons ATGTCTTACATTATTG GCACCTTTTTTATCTTAACTGTGGAGCTATTTGGAGACGTGCGGACTGCTCCCGTTCCTACAGTGAAAATATCGCAAACTTACTCTTTGTCATTGATGCTGCAGACGTCCAGTGCCAATCTCCTTAACACATAC CTCCAGTACCAAGGTAGCCCGTTCAGCGACCCCGGATTTTCCGCACCTGATCTTCAGCTTGCTGTCCTACCAACGGTGGCCATCGGTTTCCTGGCTTGGCGATCAATGGCAGTCGAAGAGCGACTTTCTTCTAACATCAGAGCGTACAGCGTATACATTGAGTTCCTGCAGCTGGTGATGGATGACCAGTCACAGCTGAACCCTGCTGCCAAGGATCTGAAGGACGCATTAGAACATCACCACACTCATCTCCAAGGGCTGAAAAGCAACATCAGTGAGATCATGACGAACATGGGATTCCAGGTCCCAGTGGTGGCAGACACCATTAGCTCCACCTCTTTCAATGTCTCCGAATTTCAGAGGAAAATCCGTGGCTATGTGTTCTGCAAAGAGCTGAAGCTGTGGATTGATAGGACAGTTCGGGATTTCCAGCTGCTGAAGACCACTTTCCCGACAGCTTAG